DNA sequence from the Lycium barbarum isolate Lr01 chromosome 5, ASM1917538v2, whole genome shotgun sequence genome:
CTCATGGGGTTAGTTTATCCACCTTCTATATGGGATAGTAATCCTACTATTTTAGTACAATGATAGGATAAAATAATCACGGGATTAACTAATACCCCAAATCAAACATGAGATAAAGTTAATCTCAAATTTTATCTAGGGATTATTATCTTATCCCACTACCAAATGATTCCTTAGAGTACAACCTTTTTCGAACCCTACTTGAACGCAAATTACTTCATACATCAAactattatttttattaaaatCCCCCACAAATAAAACCACCCtatggccaattttttttttttttacacttaacCAATGGACATAAGACATGTTTCGTTTATGCACTTCTTAAATCTTAACACTTAAGCATGACTAAGTGATATGCATTTCCACTTTAACTTTTTAGCTCTTTAAATCAATTATTTAATTAGGTGTAACCAACGGATAAGTATTTACCCTAAATTCGTAAGGGTGACCGAGTTGATTGACAGGGAATCACCCAAATGTAAGGTCTCAAGTTTGAACTCCCACATACTTTTTCGATCGAGCTCGTCGCACAATGCTTGTCTAGTTCAGTTTACTTCTCTTGTGTGGTTTGCGAGTTTTTACACTAAAGCAGAATATTTTTTGTAGCCACCCAAAAGGTAGTGGCTTCGGATTTCCTTAtcattaaaaataatatttatccTATGTCCGAGATGGAGCTATCCTTGCCTGAGAGGTGTTTTTCTATACCCACCCAAAAGGTAGTGGCTTCGGATTACCTtatcataaaaaataatatttaccCTATGTCAGGACGAAGCTATCCTTGccaaaaaattacattgtatagatttgtaaaattttaattttataggTATGTATACCAGTGTTAACACCCGTGATACAAGCTCATGGTTTAGCACAGTTGTTAAGGGGTTACAAAACATCCCTAAATTTCTGTATTCCAACCTGGACAGtaacatatacatattttttgacatcccttaatatatatatatatatatcccggcTCGGTCACTGCCCAATGTGAAATTACTCTTTGGACGGCCTACCCAGTCTTCAATAATAGAACCTTCCTTGTAACCTTCGCCCTTTTTCTAGACGGACAAAAACGTGCATTTTAATTCGTCGTCGTTTTAGTCAAGAAAATACTTAATCATAATACAATTCAACGTCTAAGCAGGCAGTCTTGATTATACAAACCCCCCAAAACGAGTAAACCTAAAGCTAAATAATACTCCATTTCTCCATAAATTCCAATAAAAAAAATCAACCTTTCTCTACAAATCTTGATACCCATTTCTCAAATTCAACTCTACTTTCATTTcccccaaaaaaaatctcaaaaaatTGAAGTAATTTGAGTACAAAATGAATGCTTCATCATCAAATACTACTGGAATCACTGGATCTGATGATAATATTACAGTTAGAAGGAATTCAAACAGACCCAAGTATTCAAGATTCACTCAACAAGAATTACCAGCTTGTAAACCAATTTTAACTCCAAAATGGGTGATTTCTGTTTTTTTACTTGTTGGTGTTGTTTTTATTCCAATTGGTGTAGTTTCACTTTTAGCATCTAGAGATGTTGTTGAAATTGTTGATCGTTATGATGCTGTATGTGTACCACAAAATGATAAAGTTGGTTTTATAACAAATAAAACAAATGATAAAACATGTGTTAGGACTTTAAGGGTACCTAAGAAAATGGAACAACCTATATATGTGTATTATCAACTTGAGAATTTTTATCAGAATCATCGTAGGTATGTGAAAAGTCGAAGCGATCAACAATTGAAAAGTGCTGATAAGTTTGATGATACTGGTTCTTGTGATCCTGAAGATAAGGTTAATGGTAAACCAATTGTGCCTTGTGGTTTAATTGCTTGGAGTTTGTTTAATGATACTTATAGTTTTACGAGCAGTAATGGTAATAAGTCATTGGCTGTTAACAAAAAGGGTATAGCTTGGAAGAGTGATAGGGATCACAAGTTTGGGAAGGACGTTTTCCCGTCGAATTTTCAGAGTGGGTCGTTAATTGGTGGTGGGAATCTTACGAATAAATCGTTGAGCGAGCAAGAAGATTTGATCGTTTGGATGAGAACTGCTGCACTTCCGACGTTTAGGAAGTTGTATGGGAAGATAGAGGTGGATCTGCAGGAGGGTGATATGATAAATGTGACGTTGATGAACAATTATAATACGTATAGTTTCGATGGCAAGAAGAAGCTTGTGCTTTCTACAACTAGCTGGATTGGTGGGAAGAATGATTTTCTTGGTATTGCTTATCTTACAGTTGGTGGATTGTGTTTCTTTCTGGCTTTTGCTTTCATGATCGTGTATCTAGTTAAGCCAAGGCAACTTGGAGATCCAACTTATTTGTCGTGGAACCGGAACCCAGGAGGTAACTAGCATGCCCATGTGGCTGGTGGCTTGAGCATTCTACCATCTAGGGTGGTGAGAGACAAAGCTTGTGTCTTTTGGTAACTGTTTGTGTACAAGTTCTGTTTTGAAATGTTTTGCATATACTTTCAGACTCATTTCATTTGCTAGCAAACAATGATATGTAATGAAGTTTTTATTCCGTTGTTAACTGCTTTATTCAAATTTACATATATCTAACGGAAGTAATTGCTTGACAGAGTGCGTCATTCTTGTCTTACCCACTATGGTGCGAGTAGATTATCTATAGGTTACCGTCCAGGGTTTGCCGAGATGATTGGGATCCCGCTACCTCTAATTAGAGGTAACTAGCATGCCCATGAGGTCTGTTGGCTTGAGCATTCTACCATAATGTTGATGAGAGACAAAGTTTGTGTCTTGTAGTAGCTATAGCCTATATGTGTACAAGTTCTTTTTTGAAATGTTCTGCATACTGCTTTAGACTTATATTGTAGCGAACAATGATACATAATGAAGT
Encoded proteins:
- the LOC132640161 gene encoding ALA-interacting subunit 1-like, which gives rise to MNASSSNTTGITGSDDNITVRRNSNRPKYSRFTQQELPACKPILTPKWVISVFLLVGVVFIPIGVVSLLASRDVVEIVDRYDAVCVPQNDKVGFITNKTNDKTCVRTLRVPKKMEQPIYVYYQLENFYQNHRRYVKSRSDQQLKSADKFDDTGSCDPEDKVNGKPIVPCGLIAWSLFNDTYSFTSSNGNKSLAVNKKGIAWKSDRDHKFGKDVFPSNFQSGSLIGGGNLTNKSLSEQEDLIVWMRTAALPTFRKLYGKIEVDLQEGDMINVTLMNNYNTYSFDGKKKLVLSTTSWIGGKNDFLGIAYLTVGGLCFFLAFAFMIVYLVKPRQLGDPTYLSWNRNPGGN